A part of Paenibacillus sp. sptzw28 genomic DNA contains:
- a CDS encoding MFS transporter, with translation MDRKAVRGWLMYDWANSAFATTIMAAVMPIFYKEVAGGDLPGNTAENYWGFTQTIAMLFVALLSPIMGAIADYSGVKVRFLTYFAVMGALSCGVMAFIGEGDWLLASVLVIIGTVGFSAGNTFYDGLLIDIAPPEQRDRISSKGYAAGYLGGGVLLLINIIMILGWKTLGFPDKTAATQTVFATVGIWWLIFAIPLMRNVKEKAKGVSSSFGEAVRSGLTRIGHTMKTAARYPELLKYMAAFWFFNDGINTVIVMATIYGSGIGIDTNSLIVALLITQFIGYPSTLLFIKFASRFGTKRSLSGSLIIYVLIVVLGYFMTSAVHFYALAFMVGLVQGGSQALARSTYANLVPPSRTAEFFGFLSLSSKFSSIAGPLVFSVVGTITGSSRLAILSLVAFFIIGIALLAAVNLEKGRREALAGE, from the coding sequence ATGGATCGTAAGGCTGTTCGCGGGTGGTTGATGTACGATTGGGCGAATTCCGCATTCGCTACAACGATTATGGCCGCTGTCATGCCGATATTCTACAAGGAAGTGGCAGGGGGAGATTTGCCCGGCAATACGGCAGAAAATTACTGGGGCTTTACACAGACGATAGCGATGCTGTTTGTAGCGCTCTTGTCTCCGATAATGGGGGCCATCGCTGATTATTCCGGCGTTAAAGTCCGGTTCCTCACATACTTTGCGGTAATGGGTGCTTTATCCTGCGGAGTTATGGCCTTTATCGGGGAGGGGGACTGGCTGCTAGCATCCGTCCTGGTCATTATCGGCACAGTCGGTTTCTCTGCCGGAAATACGTTTTATGACGGGCTGTTGATTGATATAGCGCCGCCGGAACAAAGGGACAGAATCAGCTCAAAGGGCTACGCTGCCGGATACCTTGGAGGAGGAGTACTGCTTCTCATTAATATTATCATGATTCTGGGCTGGAAAACGCTTGGTTTCCCGGACAAAACTGCGGCTACGCAAACGGTTTTCGCAACCGTCGGCATCTGGTGGCTTATTTTCGCCATTCCTCTCATGAGGAACGTGAAAGAGAAAGCGAAGGGCGTATCGTCAAGCTTTGGTGAAGCTGTCAGGAGCGGCCTGACTCGAATCGGTCATACAATGAAGACCGCTGCACGTTACCCGGAGCTGCTCAAATATATGGCCGCGTTCTGGTTCTTCAACGATGGAATTAATACGGTAATCGTAATGGCCACTATCTACGGAAGCGGTATCGGTATCGATACGAATTCTTTGATCGTGGCGCTGCTCATAACCCAGTTCATCGGTTACCCCAGTACGCTCCTTTTTATTAAATTCGCATCGCGGTTCGGTACCAAGAGATCGCTGAGCGGTTCATTGATTATTTATGTCCTCATAGTGGTGCTAGGCTACTTTATGACAAGCGCAGTGCATTTCTATGCCCTGGCATTTATGGTCGGGCTCGTGCAGGGAGGCAGCCAGGCGCTCGCAAGATCGACGTATGCCAATTTGGTGCCTCCATCCCGGACGGCTGAATTTTTTGGATTCCTGAGTTTGTCGAGCAAATTTTCCTCCATCGCCGGGCCGCTCGTGTTTTCCGTCGTCGGCACCATTACCGGTTCCAGCCGGCTTGCGATCTTGTCCCTGGTTGCGTTCTTCATTATTGGAATCGCTCTGCTTGCCGCCGTAAATCTGGAAAAGGGCCGCCGGGAAGCGTTAGCCGGAGAATGA
- a CDS encoding LysR family transcriptional regulator produces the protein MNISQLETLLTISKTMSFRKAGELLNLTQPAVSAQIKSLEDEFKTVLIDRNQPVTLTDRGQVFLDHAERILAIVEELKQKLSDLSLTPQGHIVLGTTASIAIQILPRVLSYFQDQFPMIKTTIHSMPSTQVMTSVENGTVDLGITYLSERNPNVETSVLYYDTYELVVAPEHPMSALKHTTVESLKDIPMIMLSPDTLGRRFLDRIFRKFNISPNIVMELSSSEEVKRMVEINLGAAVVSKLSIANEVRLGTLKRIKVNELDMSHPVGVVYKSGRYLNSAMQQFLSDLKGMPEDQFISSE, from the coding sequence GTGAACATCAGTCAGCTTGAAACGTTATTGACAATCTCCAAGACGATGAGCTTCCGCAAAGCGGGCGAACTACTTAATTTGACGCAGCCGGCCGTTTCAGCGCAAATCAAAAGCTTGGAGGACGAGTTCAAGACCGTGCTGATCGACCGAAATCAGCCCGTTACGTTGACCGATCGGGGACAAGTTTTTTTGGACCATGCCGAGCGAATACTAGCCATAGTCGAAGAATTGAAGCAGAAGCTCTCCGATCTCAGCCTGACGCCGCAAGGCCACATCGTGCTCGGTACAACAGCTTCGATCGCGATTCAAATATTGCCCCGCGTTCTATCGTATTTTCAAGACCAGTTTCCGATGATTAAAACAACGATTCATTCGATGCCTTCCACTCAGGTGATGACAAGCGTCGAGAACGGAACGGTCGATCTGGGCATTACTTATTTGTCTGAGCGGAATCCAAACGTGGAAACTTCTGTCTTGTATTACGATACGTACGAACTTGTCGTCGCCCCGGAGCATCCGATGAGCGCACTCAAGCATACTACTGTCGAATCGCTTAAGGATATCCCGATGATCATGCTGTCGCCCGATACGCTCGGAAGACGTTTCCTCGACCGGATATTCCGTAAATTCAATATCTCACCGAACATTGTAATGGAGCTATCAAGCAGTGAAGAAGTGAAGCGAATGGTCGAGATCAACCTCGGCGCCGCGGTCGTTTCGAAGCTCTCGATTGCGAATGAAGTGAGACTCGGGACGCTTAAGCGGATCAAGGTCAATGAACTCGACATGAGTCATCCCGTAGGGGTTGTCTACAAATCGGGGCGTTATTTGAACTCCGCAATGCAGCAATTTCTAAGTGACTTGAAGGGTATGCCCGAAGATCAATTCATAAGCAGCGAATAG
- a CDS encoding histidinol-phosphatase yields the protein MKFDLHTHHFRCGHADGDIESYIQAGIKEGLQVIGISDHSPYFGSELDQPQPGIAMAKSDFTNYVDEVLRLKAKYEGKIDVLLGMESDFYPEYIELYRSMYEMYPFDYIIGSVHQTRGVSIFNRNRWKKLSESTKIDEKRHYYELIGHSARTGVFQVLGHIDAMKGYYPAFSDIVADDAIDSALELIAGSSVAIEINTSGKTKDVGGWYPSDSILERALHYGVQVTFGSDAHIPSRVGDEWELVRARLREIGFEQWVYYKQKKPIAVPL from the coding sequence ATGAAGTTTGATTTGCATACACATCATTTTCGGTGCGGTCATGCTGACGGCGATATTGAATCATATATTCAGGCGGGTATAAAGGAAGGGCTTCAGGTCATCGGCATTTCCGATCATTCCCCTTATTTTGGCAGCGAGCTGGATCAGCCCCAGCCCGGCATTGCGATGGCCAAGAGCGATTTTACCAACTACGTGGATGAAGTGCTGCGGCTGAAAGCGAAATATGAAGGCAAGATCGACGTACTTCTTGGCATGGAATCGGACTTTTATCCGGAATACATAGAGCTGTATAGAAGCATGTATGAAATGTATCCATTCGATTATATTATCGGCTCCGTTCATCAAACACGGGGAGTGAGTATTTTCAATAGAAATCGGTGGAAGAAGCTATCAGAGAGCACAAAAATCGACGAAAAACGTCATTATTACGAATTAATCGGGCACTCGGCTCGCACCGGCGTTTTTCAAGTGCTGGGGCATATCGATGCGATGAAGGGCTATTACCCGGCTTTCTCCGATATCGTGGCGGATGATGCCATCGACTCGGCACTTGAGCTGATAGCCGGCAGCTCGGTTGCCATTGAGATCAATACATCCGGTAAAACAAAGGACGTCGGCGGTTGGTATCCGTCGGACTCGATTCTGGAGCGTGCCCTCCACTATGGGGTTCAGGTAACCTTCGGTTCGGATGCCCATATACCAAGCCGCGTCGGCGACGAATGGGAGCTTGTGCGGGCACGTCTTCGGGAAATCGGCTTCGAGCAATGGGTGTATTACAAGCAAAAGAAGCCGATTGCCGTACCTTTATAA
- a CDS encoding cation diffusion facilitator family transporter, giving the protein MRVDDYHHLKHVKEQETSKRTLWITLFLTLFFTIVEIVGGILSHSLALLSDSAHMISDVIALGLSMIAIYLSRRPPNSRFTFGYLRFEIIASFLNGLALCVISIGIFIEGVRRFINPVSIDFKLMLTIATIGFIVNLTLTIVLSRSMKKEDNLNVQSALWHFFGDLLSSFGVIVSGIIIYYTNWLAADPLISIVIGGIIFTGGYRIIRESYFILMESVPLKYDLDEMRRSLLEVEGVEDVHEMHLWAISTDHYSLTAHVFIPENMQPFCVILAINELLRDKYGIAHSTIQTEHATIHAHGEYGRQFLKQREERAAEAH; this is encoded by the coding sequence ATGCGGGTGGACGATTATCATCACCTAAAGCATGTCAAAGAACAGGAAACATCGAAGCGGACGCTTTGGATAACGTTGTTCCTGACGCTTTTCTTTACAATCGTCGAAATTGTCGGCGGCATTCTCAGTCACTCGCTGGCGCTTCTGTCCGATTCGGCTCATATGATATCGGACGTCATTGCGCTTGGACTAAGCATGATCGCCATTTATTTGTCGAGGCGGCCGCCCAATTCGCGTTTCACATTCGGTTATTTAAGATTCGAAATTATTGCTTCTTTTTTAAACGGACTTGCTCTTTGCGTTATTTCGATCGGAATCTTCATTGAAGGGGTGCGCCGGTTTATCAATCCGGTATCGATCGACTTCAAGCTTATGCTGACCATAGCTACGATCGGTTTCATCGTCAACCTTACGCTTACCATCGTGCTAAGCCGAAGCATGAAGAAAGAAGACAATTTGAACGTTCAGAGTGCGCTGTGGCATTTTTTCGGCGACTTGCTTAGCTCCTTCGGAGTCATAGTCTCGGGTATTATTATTTATTACACGAACTGGCTGGCTGCTGATCCGCTTATCAGTATCGTCATCGGCGGCATCATATTCACAGGCGGTTATCGAATCATCCGCGAATCGTATTTCATCCTTATGGAATCGGTGCCTTTGAAGTATGATCTTGACGAAATGCGCCGCAGCCTGCTTGAGGTTGAAGGCGTCGAAGACGTTCATGAAATGCATTTGTGGGCGATCTCGACGGATCATTATTCGTTGACCGCTCACGTGTTTATTCCAGAAAATATGCAGCCGTTCTGCGTTATTCTGGCGATCAATGAACTGCTTCGCGACAAATACGGCATTGCGCATTCTACGATTCAGACAGAACATGCCACTATTCACGCTCACGGCGAATACGGCAGACAATTTCTGAAGCAGCGAGAGGAACGGGCAGCCGAGGCCCATTAG